A window of the Mucilaginibacter sp. cycad4 genome harbors these coding sequences:
- a CDS encoding efflux RND transporter periplasmic adaptor subunit, with protein MDRKIEKKTWNSKKILTIAGITGIILLIGGSIYLTSGKSKLDVDTERLTISTITKGPFQEFIPVNGVVMPLTTIYLDASEGGVVEEKFVEDGATLKKGDPILRMSNTDLELTLANQETAVYAEQTQMQISRNNAQQNTISKLNTMADVENAYKEAERIYKLDKHLYDQKAIGLQEYQSAKNTYDYQVNRYKLAKQILSQDTSLVKQQASQSQEQYAHMKTTLELMRKKVAGLVLRAPTDGQLTSMDAEVGQNKNKGEHLGQIDVQSGFKVRVDIDEHYLSRIYTGLKGDFQFADQTYNLVIKKVYTQVKTTGSFQVDMQFVGKVPTGIRKGQTLQVRLALSDQMQAVLVPKGGFFQQTGGNWIFKVSEDGSKAYKVNIQLGRQSPDYFVVTEGLNPGDKVITSSYETYGDIQELVLKK; from the coding sequence GTGGACAGAAAAATTGAGAAAAAGACCTGGAACAGCAAGAAGATACTTACCATTGCAGGTATTACAGGCATTATTTTACTAATAGGCGGCAGTATTTATCTTACATCGGGTAAAAGCAAGCTTGATGTTGATACTGAACGCTTAACTATAAGTACTATTACTAAAGGCCCTTTCCAGGAGTTTATACCGGTTAACGGCGTGGTTATGCCCCTGACTACCATATATCTTGATGCCTCAGAAGGTGGTGTTGTTGAGGAAAAATTTGTTGAGGACGGAGCCACTCTTAAAAAAGGCGACCCGATCCTGAGAATGTCCAACACCGATCTGGAACTTACCCTGGCTAACCAGGAAACAGCTGTGTATGCCGAGCAAACCCAAATGCAGATCTCTCGTAATAACGCTCAGCAAAACACCATCAGCAAACTAAATACTATGGCCGATGTGGAGAATGCTTATAAAGAAGCCGAAAGGATTTACAAGCTGGATAAACATCTTTATGACCAAAAAGCTATCGGCTTACAGGAATATCAATCTGCAAAAAATACTTATGATTACCAGGTAAACCGTTACAAATTAGCCAAACAGATCTTATCTCAGGATACCTCGCTTGTTAAACAGCAGGCTTCACAATCACAGGAGCAGTATGCACACATGAAAACCACGCTTGAGCTGATGCGCAAAAAAGTAGCGGGCTTAGTATTAAGGGCCCCTACTGATGGTCAGTTAACTTCAATGGATGCCGAAGTGGGGCAGAACAAAAATAAAGGCGAACACTTAGGGCAGATAGACGTACAATCGGGCTTCAAGGTTAGGGTTGATATCGATGAGCATTACTTATCACGCATTTACACCGGCCTGAAGGGCGATTTTCAGTTTGCCGATCAAACATATAACCTGGTTATCAAAAAGGTATATACCCAGGTTAAAACAACAGGTAGTTTCCAGGTTGATATGCAATTTGTTGGTAAGGTACCTACAGGCATCCGTAAAGGACAAACGCTGCAGGTGAGGCTGGCGTTGAGCGATCAGATGCAGGCTGTGTTAGTACCTAAAGGTGGTTTCTTCCAGCAAACAGGCGGTAACTGGATCTTTAAGGTAAGTGAAGACGGTTCAAAAGCTTATAAGGTAAACATCCAGCTTGGACGCCAGAGCCCTGATTATTTCGTGGTAACAGAAGGATTAAACCCGGGCGATAAGGTTATTACCTCAAGTTATGAAACCTATGGTGATATCCAGGAGCTTGTATTAAAAAAATAA